One genomic region from Bradyrhizobium icense encodes:
- a CDS encoding LysR family transcriptional regulator: MSTLDIDTVQAFLLVAELQSFTRAAEALGTTQAAISMKLQRLESVVGRRLAERSPRAVALTAEGAAFLPHARALIEAHDRALSGDDKPPRPLLSLGISDHAAGPELVPLLERLHAVSQLALSVTIGFSRQMLDAYDAGEFDAVVVRQEGSRRGGEKLTEDGFGWFAAKGLAWRRGERLPLAMLAPPCGVRALAIRALDKAGIAWNESFVGGGVTAVAAAALAGLAVAPLARRIAPAGLVDIGPADGLPRLASSKVLLHSKVSDPTKLAALRTLAATFRSVAAAR; this comes from the coding sequence ATGAGCACGCTGGATATCGATACGGTGCAGGCGTTTCTTCTGGTCGCCGAACTGCAAAGTTTCACGCGCGCCGCCGAAGCGCTTGGCACGACACAGGCCGCCATCAGCATGAAGCTGCAGCGGCTGGAGAGCGTGGTAGGCCGGCGGCTGGCCGAGCGCTCGCCGCGGGCGGTCGCGCTGACCGCCGAGGGCGCTGCGTTCCTGCCGCACGCCCGCGCGCTGATCGAGGCGCATGACCGTGCGCTGTCGGGCGACGACAAGCCCCCGCGCCCGCTATTGTCGCTTGGGATCTCCGATCATGCCGCAGGACCCGAACTGGTGCCGCTGCTCGAACGGCTGCATGCGGTGTCGCAACTGGCGCTTTCCGTGACCATCGGCTTCTCGCGCCAGATGCTCGACGCCTACGATGCCGGCGAGTTCGATGCCGTGGTGGTCCGGCAGGAAGGCAGCCGACGCGGCGGCGAGAAGCTGACCGAAGATGGCTTCGGCTGGTTTGCCGCCAAAGGTCTGGCCTGGCGCCGCGGCGAGAGGCTGCCGCTGGCGATGCTGGCCCCGCCCTGCGGCGTACGCGCGCTCGCGATCCGTGCCCTCGACAAGGCCGGCATCGCATGGAACGAGAGCTTTGTCGGCGGCGGCGTCACCGCCGTGGCCGCCGCGGCATTGGCTGGCCTCGCGGTAGCGCCGCTGGCCCGGCGGATTGCGCCGGCGGGTCTGGTCGATATCGGGCCGGCCGACGGGCTGCCGCGACTCGCTTCCTCGAAGGTCTTGCTGCACTCGAAGGTCAGCGACCCAACCAAGCTCGCGGCGCTGCGGACATTGGCGGCGACGTTCAGAAGTGTGGCCGCAGCGCGATAA
- a CDS encoding FliM/FliN family flagellar motor switch protein, whose amino-acid sequence MATLDKVSVDLMVVLGTTTMPIHQVMRLSRGAIIELDATEADEVKILANTLPIASGVVLVDRNRIAVEVKQMLPKSPDVR is encoded by the coding sequence GTGGCCACCCTCGATAAAGTCAGCGTCGATCTCATGGTGGTGCTCGGCACCACGACCATGCCCATTCACCAGGTGATGCGGCTTTCCCGCGGCGCCATCATCGAACTGGACGCCACCGAGGCGGACGAGGTCAAGATCCTCGCCAATACCTTGCCCATTGCCTCCGGCGTGGTGCTGGTCGATCGCAACCGCATCGCGGTCGAAGTCAAGCAAATGCTGCCGAAATCCCCTGATGTCAGGTAG
- a CDS encoding mandelate racemase/muconate lactonizing enzyme family protein produces the protein MRITSIKAVPISYRVPEGQNVRLGIGRAVKRDAVLVKVTTDEGLTGWGEAHHGRCPGAIAKLIDTTISELIVGMDAMNVVGVWQRVYQMQLASHGMGYAAAMALSGLDLALWDIRAKAAGWPLYKLLGGASKPIKAYAGGISLGWQAPQSLAQEALGYVGQGYRAIKLRVGDNPRDDVARATAVREAVGDEIEILVDANTGYTVDDVRRVMPAYEELQIGWLEEPFPAQDYRSYQTAASLGTTPLAAGENHYTRFEFTRLIEDRAVSFVQPDLSKTGGVTEAVRIAGMAYAWKLSFNPHTSATGINMAASINVLAAVDLPGYFEGDVAKHNPFRDEVGGVPYTLDADGCVKPSETPGLGVEINEAFINAHPLIEGPCYV, from the coding sequence ATGCGCATTACATCGATCAAGGCCGTCCCGATCTCCTACCGCGTACCGGAAGGCCAGAACGTCAGGCTGGGTATTGGCCGCGCCGTTAAGCGCGACGCGGTGCTGGTGAAGGTCACCACCGACGAAGGCCTGACTGGATGGGGCGAAGCCCATCACGGCCGCTGCCCGGGCGCGATCGCCAAACTGATCGATACCACGATCTCCGAACTCATCGTCGGCATGGATGCGATGAACGTCGTCGGCGTCTGGCAGCGCGTCTACCAGATGCAACTGGCGAGCCACGGCATGGGTTATGCCGCCGCGATGGCCTTGAGCGGACTCGATCTCGCATTGTGGGATATCAGGGCCAAGGCGGCCGGCTGGCCGCTCTACAAATTGCTCGGCGGCGCTTCAAAACCGATCAAGGCCTATGCGGGGGGCATTTCGCTCGGCTGGCAAGCGCCGCAATCGCTCGCGCAGGAAGCCCTCGGCTACGTCGGGCAGGGATACCGGGCGATCAAGCTTCGCGTCGGCGATAATCCGCGCGACGACGTCGCCCGCGCCACCGCCGTCCGCGAAGCGGTCGGAGATGAAATTGAGATCCTGGTGGACGCCAACACGGGCTACACGGTCGATGACGTGCGCCGCGTGATGCCGGCCTATGAGGAGCTGCAGATCGGATGGCTCGAAGAACCATTTCCGGCGCAGGACTACCGCTCGTACCAGACCGCGGCCTCGCTCGGCACCACGCCGCTGGCGGCGGGCGAAAACCACTACACCCGCTTCGAGTTCACGCGCCTAATCGAAGACCGCGCCGTGAGCTTCGTGCAGCCAGACCTGTCCAAGACCGGCGGCGTCACCGAGGCGGTCCGCATCGCCGGCATGGCCTATGCGTGGAAGCTGTCCTTCAATCCGCACACCTCGGCAACCGGCATCAACATGGCCGCGAGCATCAACGTGCTAGCGGCCGTCGACCTCCCCGGATATTTCGAGGGCGATGTAGCCAAGCACAACCCGTTCCGCGACGAGGTTGGCGGCGTCCCCTACACGCTGGATGCAGACGGATGCGTCAAGCCATCGGAAACTCCGGGGCTTGGCGTCGAGATCAATGAAGCCTTCATCAACGCCCATCCACTGATCGAGGGACCTTGCTATGTCTGA
- a CDS encoding tripartite tricarboxylate transporter substrate binding protein: MSETQRAEVISIARRLFHFACRALLVLLIGATAASAQTASTPAGADSYPNRTIRYIVPYPPGGFNDTLARIVSQKLAEAWGVPVVVENRAGGGTLIGTEAVAKAPPDGYTLLGVAFPFGANPSIYKNLPYDTVKDFTPLIFAGQTQNLLVIRPSLPINSLKALIDYARKNPGKVSYGSTGIGSSNHLSMELFKSMTGIDIVHVPYKGSAPMVNDLLGGHIDIAFDNTPNVLPQVNGDKLHALGVSSKTRSALAANVPTVSEAGAPGYEVTVWFGIVGPAGIRPEIVQKLSAEINTIFKMDDVKRRFVDQGVDPVGGTPSQFADHIRAEIEKWAKVAKDANIQPE, from the coding sequence ATGTCTGAAACGCAGCGGGCTGAAGTTATATCGATCGCACGCCGTCTTTTTCACTTCGCCTGCCGCGCTCTCCTCGTTCTCCTCATCGGCGCCACCGCCGCATCGGCGCAGACCGCCTCAACACCAGCCGGCGCGGACAGTTATCCGAACCGTACCATCCGCTACATCGTTCCCTACCCACCCGGCGGATTCAACGACACGCTGGCACGGATCGTATCGCAAAAACTCGCGGAGGCCTGGGGCGTTCCGGTCGTGGTCGAGAACCGGGCGGGCGGCGGCACGCTGATCGGTACCGAAGCGGTCGCCAAGGCTCCGCCCGACGGCTACACCCTGCTGGGCGTCGCGTTTCCATTCGGCGCCAATCCCAGCATCTACAAGAATCTGCCCTACGATACGGTAAAGGATTTCACGCCGCTGATCTTCGCGGGCCAGACGCAGAATCTCCTCGTCATACGGCCCTCCCTGCCGATCAATTCCCTCAAGGCGTTGATCGACTACGCCAGGAAGAATCCCGGCAAAGTCAGCTACGGCTCCACCGGCATCGGCTCGTCCAATCATCTGTCGATGGAATTGTTCAAAAGCATGACCGGGATCGACATCGTGCACGTGCCCTATAAAGGCAGTGCGCCGATGGTGAACGACCTGCTCGGCGGGCACATCGATATCGCCTTCGACAACACGCCGAACGTACTGCCCCAAGTCAATGGCGACAAACTGCACGCGCTCGGCGTGAGCAGCAAGACGCGCTCGGCCCTTGCCGCAAACGTACCGACGGTGTCGGAGGCCGGCGCTCCTGGATACGAGGTCACCGTGTGGTTCGGCATCGTCGGGCCCGCAGGCATCCGACCCGAGATCGTGCAAAAGCTGAGTGCCGAGATAAATACAATCTTCAAAATGGACGATGTGAAGCGCCGCTTCGTGGACCAGGGCGTCGATCCCGTGGGCGGAACGCCCTCACAATTCGCGGATCATATTCGAGCCGAGATCGAGAAATGGGCCAAGGTTGCCAAGGACGCCAACATTCAGCCTGAATGA
- a CDS encoding acylphosphatase — protein MSDAIRHVTISGRVQGVGYRAWVDDTARARDLEGWVRNRRDGCVEAVFAGPAEPVTAMISACRRGPSSARVETVQDDAGNPEMLKLRRAGERFSVLPTI, from the coding sequence ATGAGCGATGCAATTCGTCATGTCACGATAAGCGGCCGGGTGCAGGGCGTCGGCTATCGCGCCTGGGTCGACGATACGGCGCGGGCGCGCGATCTCGAAGGCTGGGTGCGCAACCGCAGGGACGGCTGTGTCGAGGCGGTGTTCGCAGGTCCCGCGGAGCCGGTGACCGCGATGATCTCGGCCTGCCGGCGAGGGCCGTCATCGGCGCGGGTCGAGACGGTACAGGACGACGCCGGCAACCCCGAGATGCTGAAGCTGCGACGGGCAGGGGAGCGGTTCTCGGTTCTGCCGACGATATAA
- a CDS encoding nuclear transport factor 2 family protein produces MDIRSTLMDLCDAFNAHDLDRIMTFFSDDCVLEMPRGSKPWGSRFEGKRNVREALATRFEGLPDVHYGNDEHFVDSTAKTGISKWTLTGTTREGSRKEVRGCDFYTFRNGKVIRKDSYWKIVE; encoded by the coding sequence ATGGACATTCGATCGACGCTGATGGATCTATGCGATGCCTTCAACGCGCACGATCTTGATCGCATCATGACGTTCTTTTCTGACGATTGTGTCCTGGAGATGCCGAGGGGAAGCAAGCCTTGGGGTTCACGTTTCGAGGGCAAACGGAACGTGCGGGAAGCGCTGGCAACACGCTTCGAGGGCCTGCCTGACGTCCACTATGGCAACGACGAGCATTTTGTGGATTCGACTGCGAAGACCGGCATCTCAAAATGGACCCTCACAGGCACCACCCGTGAGGGCAGCAGAAAGGAGGTCCGGGGTTGCGACTTCTACACGTTTCGCAACGGGAAGGTGATCCGCAAGGACTCCTATTGGAAAATCGTGGAGTAG
- a CDS encoding diguanylate cyclase domain-containing protein produces the protein MPHRNSPKPVGPLRRVTSTAVVIAFALVMTACILGVMAWKALDAKKAALASGSSDIQNLAHSLSEHASHTIQAVDIAMAGMVDLLKYRDPDPGRFNRYLAETAKTLPQLRGIGVADAKGNWTYSSLPETPRHTISDRSYFADHRDKPDNTLRISELMQSRVDERSSMIVLSKRITKLDGSFGGVVAAAIDKDYFNNFYRTFQLGPDGGISLIRNDGALLMRWPQSDKSTDLSKTDLFRKHLKQSSVGYYKIISPFDGLVKHLGYEVTPHYPMVVTVAMSEDWLLSEWWKGLRTDAIVAGVLLCMILMLAALLALQFHFRSKTERTLREREAHYRLLADNIADIIIMIDAHSMLRYVSRSVEPVLGLQAKDLIGKSCFDLVHPEDRESVMQATMRLNGVGGVSTVVFRHYRGDGTLAWVESKFKLASDTSDPTRTEFLCVIRDVTERKRMEDELTQLNRRLTQLAATDGLTGLTNRRTLDGFLRREYEACEEISVLLFDIDNFKGYNDTYGHQAGDRCLQAVAKAIGDATANTSGLSARYGGEEFAVVLPNTSEDDALKVAESIRLTVRALGIPNTASSRGYITISAGGAAKTRSTIDEAALVGEADTALYEAKRLGRNRSIVYSSIDLQYVDSASIQHDGEFASGERTH, from the coding sequence ATGCCCCATCGAAATTCCCCAAAACCCGTTGGGCCGCTGCGGCGGGTGACATCGACGGCCGTGGTCATCGCCTTTGCGCTGGTCATGACCGCCTGCATCCTCGGCGTCATGGCCTGGAAGGCGCTGGACGCCAAAAAGGCGGCGCTGGCGAGCGGCAGCTCCGATATCCAGAACCTCGCCCATTCGCTTTCCGAGCATGCCTCGCACACCATCCAGGCGGTCGACATCGCGATGGCTGGAATGGTGGACTTGCTGAAATACAGGGATCCCGATCCGGGCAGGTTCAACAGATACCTCGCTGAAACGGCGAAAACGCTGCCCCAATTGCGCGGCATCGGCGTCGCGGACGCCAAGGGCAACTGGACCTATTCGTCGTTGCCGGAAACACCGCGCCATACCATCTCGGACCGCAGCTATTTCGCCGACCATCGTGACAAACCGGACAACACGCTTCGGATCAGCGAACTGATGCAATCCCGTGTGGACGAGCGATCCTCCATGATCGTTCTTTCGAAACGCATTACCAAGCTCGACGGCAGCTTCGGCGGGGTCGTCGCCGCGGCGATCGACAAGGATTACTTCAATAACTTTTACCGGACATTCCAGCTCGGCCCCGACGGCGGCATTAGCCTGATACGGAATGATGGTGCGCTCCTGATGCGCTGGCCGCAGTCGGACAAGAGCACGGATCTCTCCAAGACCGACCTGTTCAGGAAGCATCTCAAGCAAAGCTCTGTCGGATACTACAAGATCATCTCGCCGTTCGACGGCCTCGTGAAGCACCTCGGCTATGAGGTGACGCCGCACTACCCGATGGTAGTCACCGTCGCTATGTCGGAAGACTGGCTGCTTTCCGAATGGTGGAAGGGCTTGCGGACCGACGCCATCGTCGCCGGCGTGCTGCTATGCATGATCCTGATGTTGGCGGCGCTGCTTGCCCTGCAGTTCCACTTCCGCAGCAAGACCGAGCGCACGCTGCGCGAACGCGAGGCGCACTATCGGTTGCTGGCTGACAATATCGCCGACATCATCATCATGATCGATGCCCACAGCATGCTCCGTTATGTTTCTCGTTCCGTCGAGCCGGTGCTCGGACTGCAGGCGAAGGACCTGATCGGAAAATCATGCTTCGATCTGGTCCATCCCGAGGATCGGGAAAGCGTAATGCAGGCAACCATGCGGCTTAACGGTGTCGGTGGCGTCAGCACGGTCGTGTTCCGGCACTATCGCGGCGACGGAACCCTGGCGTGGGTCGAGAGCAAATTCAAGCTGGCATCGGATACCAGCGACCCGACGCGGACGGAATTCCTCTGCGTCATCCGCGATGTCACCGAACGCAAAAGAATGGAGGATGAGCTGACCCAGCTCAACCGCCGCCTCACCCAGCTTGCAGCAACCGATGGGCTGACCGGGCTCACCAACCGCCGCACCCTCGACGGCTTCCTGCGGCGCGAGTACGAAGCCTGCGAAGAGATTTCGGTGCTGCTGTTCGATATCGACAATTTCAAGGGCTACAACGATACCTACGGACATCAGGCCGGCGACCGCTGCCTGCAGGCGGTTGCGAAGGCCATCGGCGATGCGACCGCCAACACGTCAGGCCTGTCCGCGCGCTACGGCGGCGAGGAATTCGCCGTCGTATTGCCGAACACTTCGGAAGACGATGCCTTGAAGGTTGCCGAATCCATCCGCCTGACGGTTCGGGCGCTCGGCATTCCGAACACAGCTTCGAGCCGAGGCTACATCACCATCAGCGCAGGCGGTGCCGCAAAAACCCGTTCGACAATAGACGAGGCCGCGCTGGTGGGAGAAGCCGACACTGCCCTCTACGAGGCAAAGCGCCTCGGCCGCAATCGCAGCATCGTGTATTCCTCAATCGACTTGCAATATGTCGACAGCGCCTCCATCCAGCACGATGGCGAATTCGCGTCGGGCGAACGGACGCACTGA
- a CDS encoding DUF4166 domain-containing protein: MASTRLPRFPATPASNTILLDDRRFHDLLPDEEWGRLPLAIWRRFSKRFADGETVVYVGEVEEASFSRAGWWLAQLARLIGGPLPTGSATGVPMAVMVTEDAASGGQIWTRICARSNGFPQVIHSAKRFAGPTGLEEYVGYGVSMALRISVEHEALVFRSVGYSLQIGPLRLPLPPWLTPGDLTVTHSDLGAGMFRFTLEIVHPRFGRLIRQSAVFMEAAS, from the coding sequence ATGGCGTCCACCAGATTACCCAGGTTTCCCGCAACGCCTGCCTCGAACACCATCCTGCTCGACGACCGCCGCTTCCATGATCTGTTGCCCGACGAGGAGTGGGGCCGCCTGCCGCTGGCGATATGGCGGCGTTTTTCCAAGCGTTTTGCGGATGGCGAGACCGTCGTCTATGTCGGCGAAGTTGAGGAGGCGAGTTTTAGCCGCGCCGGCTGGTGGCTGGCGCAGCTCGCGCGCCTGATCGGCGGGCCGCTGCCAACGGGCTCCGCGACCGGCGTGCCCATGGCCGTGATGGTGACCGAGGATGCGGCGAGCGGCGGCCAGATCTGGACCCGCATCTGCGCGCGCAGCAACGGCTTTCCGCAGGTCATCCATTCCGCAAAACGGTTCGCCGGACCGACCGGGCTCGAAGAATATGTCGGCTACGGCGTCAGCATGGCGTTGCGCATTTCCGTCGAGCACGAAGCGCTGGTGTTTCGCAGCGTCGGCTATTCCTTGCAGATCGGGCCGTTGCGGTTGCCGCTGCCGCCCTGGCTCACGCCCGGCGACCTCACCGTGACCCATTCCGACCTCGGCGCCGGCATGTTCCGCTTCACGCTCGAGATCGTTCATCCGCGCTTTGGCCGGCTCATTCGTCAGTCCGCCGTGTTCATGGAGGCCGCATCATGA
- a CDS encoding GbsR/MarR family transcriptional regulator, producing MTERTDKKKLPAVVERFILHWGDMGDEWGVNRSVSQIHGLLYLAEAPMTAEDIAETLGMARSNVSNSIKELLAWNLIRRVPILGDRRDHFEAETDIWEVAARIAAGRKEREIDPAVDALRACVSDAADDPTISPVAAKRLKEMLAFTELVDRWYTQMLHVPRPRLVALIKLGEKIVSFLPAGKSR from the coding sequence ATGACAGAAAGAACCGACAAAAAGAAACTCCCCGCCGTCGTCGAACGGTTCATCCTGCACTGGGGCGATATGGGAGATGAGTGGGGCGTCAATCGCTCCGTCAGCCAGATCCACGGCCTGCTTTACCTCGCCGAGGCGCCGATGACGGCGGAGGATATCGCGGAGACGCTCGGCATGGCGCGGTCCAACGTCTCCAACTCGATCAAGGAATTGCTGGCCTGGAATCTGATCCGCCGGGTGCCGATCCTCGGCGACCGCCGCGATCATTTCGAGGCCGAGACCGACATCTGGGAAGTGGCGGCGCGGATCGCCGCCGGCCGCAAGGAGCGCGAGATCGATCCTGCCGTCGATGCACTGCGCGCCTGCGTTTCCGACGCGGCCGATGATCCGACCATCAGCCCGGTCGCGGCCAAGCGGCTGAAGGAGATGCTGGCTTTCACCGAACTGGTCGACCGCTGGTACACGCAGATGCTGCATGTGCCGCGGCCGAGGCTGGTGGCGCTGATCAAGCTTGGCGAGAAGATCGTCAGCTTCTTGCCGGCGGGGAAGTCCAGATAG
- a CDS encoding hydroxyacid dehydrogenase has protein sequence MPDQPIVLLTNAMHPDGEAILAPHVRLIVPPDARPETLREWAKDANGIIVRAKLPDDIVDHAPRLKGIVRHGVGLDFIPVDAATARGIAVANLPGSNTSAVAEYVMSALMHLRRPLYRLDKSLRSDGWNAARPAADSLIELSGSALGILGVGTIGRRIANIARDGFGMTVLGTSRRKGALPAGIKEVSLEDLFTRSDAIAVCCGLTDETRGMVSRDLIGRMRPTAVLVNVSRGAVIETPALIDALRSQKIGGAALDVFDVQPLPSNDSLFDCPNLLLTPHTAGITATSGRAMAVGSAEEMLRILRGEQPLNLVNPAYKAA, from the coding sequence ATGCCTGACCAACCGATCGTCCTGCTGACCAATGCGATGCATCCCGACGGCGAAGCGATCCTCGCGCCGCATGTCAGGCTGATCGTTCCGCCCGATGCTCGACCGGAAACCCTGCGCGAATGGGCCAAGGACGCCAATGGCATCATCGTGCGCGCCAAACTGCCGGACGACATCGTCGATCATGCGCCGCGCCTGAAGGGCATCGTCCGCCACGGCGTCGGCCTCGACTTCATCCCGGTCGATGCCGCCACAGCGCGCGGCATTGCGGTGGCCAATCTGCCCGGAAGCAATACCAGCGCGGTGGCCGAATATGTGATGTCGGCGCTGATGCATCTGCGCCGGCCGCTCTACCGTCTGGACAAAAGCTTGCGCAGCGACGGCTGGAACGCCGCGCGCCCGGCGGCCGATAGCCTGATCGAGTTGAGCGGATCGGCGCTCGGCATCCTCGGGGTCGGTACGATCGGCCGCCGCATTGCTAATATCGCCCGCGACGGCTTCGGGATGACGGTGCTCGGCACCTCCCGCCGCAAGGGGGCGCTGCCGGCGGGCATCAAGGAAGTCTCGCTCGAGGACCTGTTCACACGCAGCGATGCAATTGCGGTGTGCTGCGGGCTGACCGACGAAACCCGCGGGATGGTCAGCCGCGACCTGATCGGCCGGATGCGGCCCACCGCCGTGCTGGTGAATGTCTCGCGCGGAGCAGTGATCGAGACACCAGCCCTCATCGACGCCTTGCGATCACAGAAGATCGGCGGCGCTGCTCTCGACGTCTTCGACGTGCAACCATTGCCGTCGAACGATTCCCTGTTCGATTGTCCGAACCTGCTGCTGACGCCGCACACCGCAGGGATCACCGCCACCAGCGGCCGCGCGATGGCGGTCGGCTCGGCCGAGGAAATGCTTCGTATCCTGCGCGGCGAACAGCCGCTCAATCTCGTCAATCCCGCCTACAAGGCGGCATGA
- a CDS encoding ATP-binding protein, whose product MSKKDQQQQRDLFESERNFRLLVEGVSDYALYMLDPTGVVTSWNIGGQRIKGYAPAEIIGQHFSCFYTEVDRANGNPLRALRIAREHGRYEEEGWRVRKDGTFFWASVVIDPIYEDGKLIGFAKITRDVTERREAQLKLERMQQQLAESQKFDALGQLTGGVAHDFNNLLMVISGSLHTLKKAVGDDPKCQRALSAIEGATKRGASLTSQLLTFARRQSVDPQAVDVAERIDATREVLDTGVGSAVTLQLEVDAGVWPVMVDVTEFETALVNLVINARDAMTGGGVITISAHNDTPTEADTEYVAISVEDTGTGIAPDVLGKIFDPFFTTKPIGKGSGLGLSQVHGFAHQAGGTVEVASELGKGTRITILLPRMEAANAAGEVDAVETSGSGTVLLVEDNPDVAAVSTGLLEQLGYTVRRVASAEAALREIELDRIDLVFSDIVMPGKMDGLGLARHLKAVRPGLPILLTSGYSDAALNVRGDFPILRKPYEIHELSRAIAKLPR is encoded by the coding sequence ATGTCGAAAAAAGATCAGCAGCAGCAAAGGGATCTATTCGAAAGCGAACGCAATTTCCGACTCTTGGTTGAAGGCGTTTCCGACTACGCGCTTTACATGCTGGATCCGACCGGGGTGGTGACGAGCTGGAACATCGGCGGCCAGCGGATCAAGGGTTACGCGCCCGCCGAAATCATCGGACAGCATTTTTCCTGCTTTTATACCGAAGTCGATCGCGCGAATGGCAATCCGCTACGCGCATTGCGCATTGCCCGGGAACACGGCCGTTATGAGGAGGAAGGCTGGCGCGTTCGCAAGGACGGCACGTTCTTCTGGGCCAGCGTCGTCATCGACCCGATCTACGAGGATGGCAAGCTCATCGGCTTTGCCAAGATTACCCGGGACGTTACCGAGCGCCGCGAAGCCCAGCTCAAGCTCGAACGGATGCAGCAGCAGCTCGCGGAATCGCAGAAGTTCGATGCACTCGGCCAACTGACGGGCGGCGTGGCCCATGACTTCAACAATCTTCTGATGGTCATCAGCGGCAGTCTTCACACGCTGAAGAAGGCGGTTGGCGACGACCCCAAATGTCAGCGTGCGCTATCGGCGATCGAAGGGGCGACCAAGCGCGGCGCTTCTCTCACCAGCCAGTTATTGACGTTCGCGCGGCGGCAGAGCGTCGATCCGCAGGCGGTCGACGTCGCCGAACGCATCGATGCGACGCGCGAAGTCCTCGATACCGGTGTCGGCAGCGCGGTGACATTGCAGCTCGAGGTCGACGCGGGCGTTTGGCCGGTGATGGTCGACGTCACCGAATTCGAGACGGCGCTGGTCAACCTCGTCATCAACGCGCGCGACGCCATGACGGGCGGCGGCGTCATCACGATATCGGCGCACAACGACACGCCAACCGAGGCCGATACAGAATATGTCGCGATCTCGGTGGAAGATACCGGCACCGGCATCGCGCCTGATGTGCTCGGCAAGATTTTCGATCCCTTCTTCACCACCAAGCCGATCGGCAAGGGCTCGGGTCTTGGACTATCGCAGGTTCACGGCTTCGCCCATCAGGCCGGCGGAACGGTCGAGGTGGCGAGCGAGCTCGGCAAGGGCACGAGGATCACGATCCTGCTGCCTCGAATGGAGGCCGCTAACGCTGCCGGGGAGGTCGACGCCGTCGAAACCAGCGGAAGCGGCACCGTGCTGCTGGTGGAAGACAATCCTGATGTTGCAGCCGTCAGCACCGGCCTGCTCGAACAGCTCGGCTACACCGTCCGCAGGGTGGCAAGCGCCGAAGCCGCGTTGCGCGAAATCGAACTCGACAGAATAGACCTCGTCTTCTCCGACATCGTGATGCCCGGCAAAATGGACGGGCTCGGTCTGGCGCGCCACCTGAAGGCCGTAAGGCCAGGACTGCCGATCCTCCTGACCAGCGGCTATAGCGACGCAGCGCTGAACGTGCGCGGCGACTTTCCGATTCTGCGCAAGCCATACGAAATCCACGAGCTCAGCCGGGCGATCGCGAAACTGCCCCGGTGA
- the lipB gene encoding lipoyl(octanoyl) transferase LipB has product MVNSRQSLDLTTFAHAQGGGEVEWRISAEPVPYPEAVAAMEERAAEIAERKATELVWLLEHPPLYTSGTSGKEGDLLDPRFPLFTTGRGGQITYHGPGQRVAYVMLDLKRRRPDVRAYVAGLEEWIIRTLDAFNVRGERREDRVGVWVRRPDKGVGHEDKIAAIGVRLRRWVSFHGIAINVEPELSHFSAIVPCGVVDPRYGVTSLVDLGLPVAMEDVDIALRRAFQEVFGTTMARLPAASA; this is encoded by the coding sequence ATGGTTAATAGCCGCCAAAGCCTTGATTTGACGACATTCGCGCATGCCCAGGGCGGCGGCGAGGTCGAATGGCGGATTTCGGCGGAACCGGTACCCTATCCCGAGGCCGTGGCCGCCATGGAGGAACGCGCAGCCGAGATCGCCGAGCGGAAGGCGACCGAGCTGGTCTGGCTCCTGGAGCACCCCCCGCTCTACACGTCGGGCACCAGCGGCAAGGAAGGCGACCTGCTCGACCCGCGTTTCCCGCTGTTCACCACCGGCCGCGGCGGACAGATCACCTATCACGGGCCCGGCCAGCGGGTGGCCTATGTGATGCTCGACCTCAAGCGGCGGCGACCGGACGTGCGCGCCTATGTTGCCGGTCTCGAGGAATGGATCATCCGCACGCTCGATGCCTTTAACGTGCGCGGCGAGCGCCGCGAGGATCGTGTCGGCGTCTGGGTCCGGCGGCCGGACAAGGGTGTCGGCCATGAAGACAAGATCGCCGCGATCGGCGTGCGCTTGCGGCGCTGGGTGTCGTTCCACGGCATCGCCATCAATGTCGAGCCGGAGCTTTCGCATTTTTCCGCCATCGTCCCCTGCGGCGTCGTCGACCCGCGCTACGGGGTGACCTCGCTGGTCGACCTCGGCCTGCCCGTGGCGATGGAAGACGTCGACATCGCGCTCCGGCGGGCATTCCAGGAGGTGTTCGGAACGACCATGGCGCGCTTGCCCGCGGCGAGCGCCTGA